In Labilibaculum sp. DW002, the genomic window CCGGTTCCCGCACTCATAATCTGCACATCTCCTTGCTTTATTATGGCAACATTCCCCATACTATCTTTGTGCTCTAAATCTCCTTCGAGAGGAATGGATATGATTTCCATATTGTCGTGATGGTGTGTATCGAAACCTTTTCCAGCATCAACGTTGTCATCATTTAAGACTCGGAGTGCACCGAAATGCATTCTTTCTGGATTGTGATAATTGGCAAAACTAAAGCTGTGGTGCGAGTGTAACCATCCATGATTTGCGTGCCCTCTTGATTCTGCTTTATGAATTACTGTTTTCATATTATTACATTTTTTATGTGGTAAGCGAGTAAAACCTACCTTTTTAAGAACTTATCATAGCTAGATCTTTTGACTTAATCCAAAAAATCTGGAGGAAATGGAATTGTAGATAGTGAATCTTTTAGTGTAAAAACCGCTGAAGGGGCTAGGGAAGATGAACAAAGCCACCAAGAGATGGCTTTGTTGTATTTTTATTGTAGACAAATGGAATGATTAAGCTGTAATGCATTCCATTTTTTAGAATTTATTAATCCCATTTATTCGAATTCGAAAGGGCGTATTTGCCACTGCCTGAAAAAGCTAAGGCGATTGCTCCAAAAAGGTACAAACCTAATAATTCAATGGCCCAGCCGCCATGTTCTCCCATTTTGAAAATGTCGCTGCTATGAACCATTAAAATGGCAACCAAAGCGTTGATTGCAAAAATAGCAGAAGCAATGCGAGTTCTAAAACCAACAATAATGGCTATAGGCGCAATTACCTCACCTACTATAACCCCATATGCAACAAAGGCAGGAATTCCCATTTCGCTTAACATTCCTTTTATAAAGTCTAGGCCTCCTGTCAATTTACCAAAGCCATGCAATAGCATTAATAATCCAATTGTGATTCGAAGAATCAGTAGTGCCGTGTCGTTATTCTTTTTCATGTTATCAATTTGTTTTGCGATTGTTTAAAACTTGTTTTATTTCTTTAATTATTTCTTCCTCAATTATTTTACCATCCTTAAAAACATCAAAGAAGCTTCCAATGCTAGTAGCCGAATTAATTGTAGCTCCAAAGAATGGTAAGGTAGTTTCTGTTATTTTTAGGGCAGATGCAGCTCCAGTTTTTCCTGGAGAAGTACTAAACAAGAAAATGTCTTTGTTTTTTAGAAATTGATTGTCCTTACGGGATAACCAGTCTAAAATATTTTTAAAGAATGCACTTAGGTTTCCGTTGTGTTCCGCTACAGAGATAATTAGTTGATCTGCTTCTGCTAATTTCTCGGCAAGCTTATTTATACTATCCGGAATTCCATCCTGTGTTTCAAGATCGATATTGTAGATTGGTGCATCGTAATCGGTAAGTTTTATTAGCTCAACTTGATCTGTTAAAGTTGCTATATAGTTTACCAATTGTTGATTGATTGAGTTTGAACTGTTGCTTCCAGCAAATGCTATTATTTTCTTCATCATTTATAATTTTAATGTTAAAACAAAGCTGGGAAGAAATGAATCGATAAAAGTTAATGTAGATTAAGAAACTGTTGTAAAAACATTTTTTAACAGCTTTTAAGGATTTATTTATTGAATGTTTTTTTACGCAAAAGGCTTAGGAATTCAGGAGTAATACCCAAATAGCTTGCAATGTGTTTTTGTGGAATTCTTTGTTCAAGGTGTGGATATCTCTTAATAAATTCCAAAAATCGCTTCTCAGCTGATAAGGATAATTTTTCAGTCAATCGCAATTGGAGCGACAGCACACCGTATTGGAATTTTATTCGTGAATAATGTTCAAATGCAGGCATGGTATCCATAAGTAGATTCATCTGATCGAGCTTTATTGCGAATACAACGGAGTCTTCTAATGCTTGGATATGATACGAGGCAGGAGTTTGATTATAATAGCTTAGGATATCGCCAATCCACGATTCCTCTATGCCAAATCTATTGTTGTGTTCATTTCCTTTTTCGTCAATAACAAAAGAGCGAATACAACCTTTTGCAATAAAGTACTCATACTGCGAAACCTTACCTGGCTTAAGAAGAAACTCTCTTTTTTTGACCGGAATTTCTATAAAACTGTCACTTATCGTCTTTAATTCTTCGGAGGATAGCTCTGTTTTAGTCAAAATATGAGAAAGAAGAATGTTGATCATGCTTTTTAATATGTTGAACGTTAGTGTATGCTGGGCATTGGCCGTTGGTAAATAAAAATAGTCATTCTCCTTACTTGTTCCAAGAAAAAATAGCATTGCTATTAGGAACAGATTTAAACGTTGCGAGGCATTTGGTTACTTGTTCTTGCGTTTTTATTCAATTGGTAAATTATGCATTTTTAAAAAGGATAGTTTGTCCCAATACCCTCTTTGAAATACAATCTTTCCCTCTTTTATCTGGAAAAAACCGCAACCTCTTAAGCCTAACGGATCTTTCCATTCTAAAATTCCCCATTGGCCATCTTCGAATATATTTTCTATGATACAGGTCATATCAGCTTCGGAGAATTCTTTCTCAAACATTTGTTTGATAGCTGTCTTGCCTTCAATTGCTTCATTTGCTACCTGATGATTAATTGCATCATCTGAATACATTTCGGCAATCAATTCTGCATTTCCATCATTAAATAGCTTAACCCAATTCTGTATCAATTCTTTATTTTTCATCTGATTCTTCTTCTCTTGATTTTAATGTCAATATTTAGTGTAGAATGCGTTTTTGTTCCTTGTAGTATGCAGTTTTTAAATCACATTCCCAAAGTTGGCAAATGCTTTACCTTGTGATAGGTTAAGGCTGCTTTTATACAGTGTTTTAAATCTTCAATGGGAATTTTGTCGCTCAGATGAAACACGATTGCTCTGTTGCCTTCAAAGTCAAAACGCTTATTAAATATCATTTTAAAAACCTCAACCAATCGACTTGTGCATTTGAAGTACATTGCGAATTGGTCAGGTGTTTTTGACTTCCAATCTATTCTGATTGTACTTCCACTTTTCGTCAAATAACTAGGCTCTCCCCATTTTAGTGTTTCTTCGATGTTTGTTATTCCATCTATTTCCCTAGCTGTCTCAAGCACCAATTCTCTCAAGGCAAACATTTTATCCCGAACCGAATCAGGGTAATTGTCAAAAACTACTTTAACCTCTGGGTTGATTTTTATTTGTAAATCTTTCATAGGTTTTCAAATTACATACAAGTAACACTGTAAAAGCAATATTTTTTTAATTGACAAATTTCTAATTGTCGCTTTCACTTGTTTCGTGTGTTTCATAGATATCAGAAATACCACCAGATACAATAAACTTCATGGCAACTGCTGGATTTATATCGAGTAGTCTGACTTGGGTTTTAGGAACAATGAACAATTCTCCTGAGAAATTATAAGAATGAGGGAAATATACCGCAACCTTATCTTTCTCATCTATTTTGCTTAAATCTTCTGCCGTTAGGAACCCCAATTTTTCCAGATTAGAGATTGGATTTACCAATACAAGTACTGGTTTGTTAAATTTTCTTTCCTTTCCTACAAATGCTGAGAAAAGATCATTTAATGCTGAATAGATTAGTTTTAATAAAGGAGCTTTTTCAATTAACCGTTTAAATAAGATTTTGAATGGTTGGGCAATTATGCTTCTGCCAATGATTCCAATTAATACCAGAATGAAAAAAATGACAACGAGCCCTAATCCAGGAATGTCAATGTTAATGACCTTTTCTAGGTAATCATCCAATAAATTGTTTGTGAAATTGAAAACCACATAGATTATGTATGCTGTAATTCCAAAGGGTGCGGTATATAGCAAGCCTTGCAGGAAATAATTCATTACTTTCTTCATAAAGCAAAAATATTTAAAGTAAAGTATTTTCTCTGATCCTTTTTATAGTCCAATAAATGTATTAAAAACTCTTCTTATCCTATCCAGATTGCTCGTAATAATGTTGTGCCAAGCCATCGTTTCAAAAATATTATTTTATACATTTTGAAAATAGCCATCTTTCCCACATGTTGCAAGAAATTATAAGAAAGATATTTGTGATTCTTGAAGTGTGCTGGGGAAGACGATACCCCTTATGTGGTCGATCTCGAAAGCTTTCGGGACCATACGGCGGTTTGTTTAAGTGTAATGCGAAACAATTTTGGTGCAGTTGGTGTTCTAAAGCGCCGTCAGGGGTGAAAAAACCGCTGATGGGCCAGGTGAGATGAGAAAAGCCATCTGTGGATGTTGGGCATGGTTAATATTTAACTAATTTTACTTGACCCAAGGGTGATATTTTAGATATTACAGTAAGGGAAGCAAATGAAATAAATGTGTTTGACGAATGGCGAACCGAAAGTTGTTATAAAATACCATCTCAAAAATATATTCTAATCATCCAACAGATATGCTAGTAAACGAAGAATTCTCAAATCAAGTTGTATTACCAGATCTACTCGCACCAATAGAAGTTCAAGAGTTTGAAGATTTGGAACCTAAGTATAAACTTGTAAAACAAATAAGCTCTGCAATAGTATTGATATTAGCTTTGGTTGGTTTTTTTCTATTTGTTAATTTTTCATCGGGAGACATTCCAATCAAAGTAATAATAGGTGTCCCTTTTATTTTTGTAGTATTATTTGTTTTGAAACTAGTCTTCGTGATTCTCGCTTTTCCTAAAAAAGGATATTTACTTCGAGAACAAGACATAAGTTACCGTAGCGGACTACTGATTTACAAACTTACTACCATTCCGTTTAATCGAATACAACATGTAGAAGTTAGTCAGAACATTATAGAGAAAAGTTTTGGTTTGTCGAGAGTAAAAGTATTTACAGCTGGAGGCAGTGTTAGCGACCTTTCGATTCCTGGCCTTTTGCCAGATAAAGCTCACCAAATAGAATCATTTCTTTTATCAAAAGTAAGCAAGCATGAATAAGCCAGATTTAACAAAACCAACTCGACAGGAGTTGCGAGGATTTTTGGTGATTTTCGTTTTTGAAGTTCAAAAAATATTGCGAGCATTTTGGCCTGTTTTCATCCTTATTTTTGCTCAGAAGAAGCTATTGCCAGCATCAATAACGATTCCTATGGCAATAGGGATTGTTATCCTATTAATACTTGTTCATGCCATTCTTTATTACCTGAATTTCTACTTTTATATTGATGACAATCAATTTATTATTAAGAAAGGATATATTCGAAAAAAAGTTCTTTCGATACCACTGGAACGCATACAAAGTGTCAATACAAAGCAGAACCTTTTACAACAACTTTTAAATGTATATTCGCTTGAAGTGGATACGGCAGGGTCGGCAGGAAAGGAATTGAAAATTTATTCCTTAAGTGGTTCCTATACCGATCATTTAACTCAATTCTTGCAATCTCATAAGGAAAATGCAAATGAAGAAAAGTCGGAATCAATTAGCAACACCAATGAAGAAGTTGAAATTATAAAATTAAGCCCTTCCGATTTATTGCGAGTAGGAATAAGTCAAAACCACCTGAGGACAGGATTAATTATTTTAGCTTTCGGTTCTCAAATAGTAGATCAAATTCAAGATTTATTTAAGGTAGAAACCGATGCGTATTCAGATACCTTTCAAAACATAATGTCTAACTCAGGTATCTTGTTTTATACTGGATTAGCAATTTTCGCTTTAGTTGTGTCGATTTTCGCAACACTCGTAATTACTGTGATAAAATATTACGATTTTAAACTTGTCAAGTATCAAAAAAGTTACCGCATTACTTCTGGTTTATTTAATAAACGTAAGGTTTTGCTTCCATTCAATAAGGTACAGCAGCTCAACTGGGAAACCGGACCTATAAAAAAGATGTTTGGTATCTTTAAAATCAGCTTTAAACAGGCAGTTAGTAAACAAGTACAGCAAAAACAAGTGGTTGATGCTCCTGGTTGTCTTGAACAACACATTGAAAGTGTTAGAGATGAATTGTTTAAGGGTGATTTGCCTGATTGTAGCGAAAAGATTTATTCACATCGCAGATATTTCAATTTGTTATGGTTCGTAAGAGGATTACTTCCTGCTATAATCCCAATTCCATTATATATTTTTGAGCCACTTTGGTTAATTGCCGGAGGAGCATGGTTAGTTTTATCTGGATTTTACTGTTGGATGATGGTTAGGAAAAGCTATTTTCAATTTAATAAATCTCAATTGATCGTTGGCAAAGGAGCGATAAATACGGTGTGGCAACAGGCCGCAGCATTTAAAACACAATCGGTCGATTTTAGACAATCGTTTTTTCAAAAAAGAAGAGGATTAGCTTCCTTAAGGGTAAACAATGCATCAGGACAAATAGATATCCCATACATCCCAGAAGATATGGCAAGTAAATTGATGAACTATCTTCTTTATCATGTTGAAACATCCGACGAGAAATGGATGTAAATTAGTTTGACTAAAAAATCAATGCTTAAGAAATCAGTAACAGATAAATTGCTGTGGGCTAGGAAAGATAAGAAAAGCCACCTATCAGGTGGCTTTTATATGAAAATGAGTTTAAAACTCTAGTATTTTCTGATAGGTATAGAAATAATCATGTGTCTCATTAATAAAAAATATACATGACGAAATCTGTTTTGAATCTTGGTAATAGAGAATTTACTTCTTTAAGATTTCATCAGCAATTTTCTTAGCATCTTGGCAATATTTGTCATTACCTTTTAATGTCCACTCGCCAGTTTTTTCGATATAAAACTTAACGGTTTTCTCTACAACTTCTGAATAACCGC contains:
- a CDS encoding Crp/Fnr family transcriptional regulator — encoded protein: MLFFLGTSKENDYFYLPTANAQHTLTFNILKSMINILLSHILTKTELSSEELKTISDSFIEIPVKKREFLLKPGKVSQYEYFIAKGCIRSFVIDEKGNEHNNRFGIEESWIGDILSYYNQTPASYHIQALEDSVVFAIKLDQMNLLMDTMPAFEHYSRIKFQYGVLSLQLRLTEKLSLSAEKRFLEFIKRYPHLEQRIPQKHIASYLGITPEFLSLLRKKTFNK
- a CDS encoding DUF502 domain-containing protein, giving the protein MKKVMNYFLQGLLYTAPFGITAYIIYVVFNFTNNLLDDYLEKVINIDIPGLGLVVIFFILVLIGIIGRSIIAQPFKILFKRLIEKAPLLKLIYSALNDLFSAFVGKERKFNKPVLVLVNPISNLEKLGFLTAEDLSKIDEKDKVAVYFPHSYNFSGELFIVPKTQVRLLDINPAVAMKFIVSGGISDIYETHETSESDN
- a CDS encoding NADPH-dependent FMN reductase, which codes for MKKIIAFAGSNSSNSINQQLVNYIATLTDQVELIKLTDYDAPIYNIDLETQDGIPDSINKLAEKLAEADQLIISVAEHNGNLSAFFKNILDWLSRKDNQFLKNKDIFLFSTSPGKTGAASALKITETTLPFFGATINSATSIGSFFDVFKDGKIIEEEIIKEIKQVLNNRKTN
- a CDS encoding nuclear transport factor 2 family protein; the protein is MKNKELIQNWVKLFNDGNAELIAEMYSDDAINHQVANEAIEGKTAIKQMFEKEFSEADMTCIIENIFEDGQWGILEWKDPLGLRGCGFFQIKEGKIVFQRGYWDKLSFLKMHNLPIE
- a CDS encoding PH domain-containing protein, coding for MLVNEEFSNQVVLPDLLAPIEVQEFEDLEPKYKLVKQISSAIVLILALVGFFLFVNFSSGDIPIKVIIGVPFIFVVLFVLKLVFVILAFPKKGYLLREQDISYRSGLLIYKLTTIPFNRIQHVEVSQNIIEKSFGLSRVKVFTAGGSVSDLSIPGLLPDKAHQIESFLLSKVSKHE
- a CDS encoding PH domain-containing protein, which gives rise to MNKPDLTKPTRQELRGFLVIFVFEVQKILRAFWPVFILIFAQKKLLPASITIPMAIGIVILLILVHAILYYLNFYFYIDDNQFIIKKGYIRKKVLSIPLERIQSVNTKQNLLQQLLNVYSLEVDTAGSAGKELKIYSLSGSYTDHLTQFLQSHKENANEEKSESISNTNEEVEIIKLSPSDLLRVGISQNHLRTGLIILAFGSQIVDQIQDLFKVETDAYSDTFQNIMSNSGILFYTGLAIFALVVSIFATLVITVIKYYDFKLVKYQKSYRITSGLFNKRKVLLPFNKVQQLNWETGPIKKMFGIFKISFKQAVSKQVQQKQVVDAPGCLEQHIESVRDELFKGDLPDCSEKIYSHRRYFNLLWFVRGLLPAIIPIPLYIFEPLWLIAGGAWLVLSGFYCWMMVRKSYFQFNKSQLIVGKGAINTVWQQAAAFKTQSVDFRQSFFQKRRGLASLRVNNASGQIDIPYIPEDMASKLMNYLLYHVETSDEKWM
- a CDS encoding DUF1801 domain-containing protein; the protein is MKDLQIKINPEVKVVFDNYPDSVRDKMFALRELVLETAREIDGITNIEETLKWGEPSYLTKSGSTIRIDWKSKTPDQFAMYFKCTSRLVEVFKMIFNKRFDFEGNRAIVFHLSDKIPIEDLKHCIKAALTYHKVKHLPTLGM
- a CDS encoding DoxX family protein; the protein is MKKNNDTALLILRITIGLLMLLHGFGKLTGGLDFIKGMLSEMGIPAFVAYGVIVGEVIAPIAIIVGFRTRIASAIFAINALVAILMVHSSDIFKMGEHGGWAIELLGLYLFGAIALAFSGSGKYALSNSNKWD